In Streptococcus respiraculi, one DNA window encodes the following:
- the lpdA gene encoding dihydrolipoyl dehydrogenase, which yields MAVEIIMPKLGVDMQEGEIIEWKKQEGDVVNEGDVILEMMSDKTSMELEAEDSGILLKIVRGNGETVPVTEVIGYIGAEGEVVDAGAAPKADVAQATADLKAAGLEVPAAPKAAPAAPKAELAADEYDMVVVGGGPAGYYAAIRGAQLGGKIAIVEKSEFGGTCLNKGCIPTKTYLKNAEILDGLKIAAGRGINLASTNYTIDMDKTVDFKNSVVKTLTGGVQGLLKANKVTIFNGLGQVNPDKTVTIGSQTIKGRSIVLATGSKVSRINIPGIDSKLVLTSDDILDLREIPKTLTVMGGGVVGVELGLVYASYGTEVTVVEMADRIIPGMDREVSVELQKVLSKKGMKFLTSVGVSEIIEANNQLTIKLNDGSEIVSEKALLSIGRVPQLAGLENLNLEMDRGRIKVNAYQETSIPGIYAPGDVNGTKMLAHAAYRMGEVAAENAINGNHHKAKLDFTPAAVYTHPEIAMVGLTEDQAREQYGNDILIGKCSFTGNGRAIASNEAHGFVKVIADKKYHEILGVHIIGPVAAEMINEAATIMESELTVDDVAASIHGHPTFSEVMYEAFLDVLGVAIHNPPKRK from the coding sequence ATGGCAGTTGAAATTATTATGCCAAAACTTGGCGTTGACATGCAAGAAGGTGAAATCATCGAGTGGAAAAAACAAGAAGGTGATGTGGTTAACGAAGGTGACGTTATCCTAGAAATGATGTCTGATAAGACTAGCATGGAATTAGAAGCAGAAGATTCAGGAATCTTGCTAAAAATTGTTCGTGGAAACGGTGAAACAGTACCTGTAACAGAAGTAATCGGCTACATCGGTGCAGAAGGCGAAGTGGTGGACGCAGGTGCAGCTCCAAAAGCAGATGTTGCTCAGGCAACTGCAGACTTGAAAGCAGCAGGACTTGAAGTGCCAGCGGCTCCAAAAGCAGCGCCCGCAGCTCCAAAAGCAGAACTTGCAGCAGACGAATACGATATGGTCGTTGTCGGTGGAGGTCCTGCAGGTTACTACGCTGCGATTCGTGGTGCTCAATTAGGTGGAAAAATCGCCATCGTTGAGAAATCAGAATTTGGTGGAACATGCTTGAACAAAGGATGTATCCCAACAAAAACCTATCTTAAAAATGCAGAAATCCTTGACGGTTTGAAGATTGCAGCTGGTCGTGGTATCAATCTTGCTTCAACCAACTATACAATCGATATGGATAAGACTGTAGATTTCAAAAACTCAGTTGTTAAAACATTGACAGGTGGGGTACAAGGACTCTTGAAAGCCAATAAGGTAACCATCTTCAACGGTCTTGGTCAAGTAAACCCTGATAAGACTGTCACAATCGGCAGCCAAACCATCAAAGGTCGTAGCATCGTCCTTGCGACAGGTTCAAAAGTATCACGCATCAACATCCCAGGTATCGATTCTAAACTTGTCTTGACCTCAGATGATATCCTTGATCTTCGTGAAATTCCAAAAACTCTTACTGTTATGGGTGGTGGAGTTGTCGGAGTGGAACTTGGACTTGTCTATGCGTCATACGGTACAGAAGTAACCGTTGTGGAAATGGCAGACCGGATCATTCCAGGTATGGACCGTGAAGTGTCTGTTGAACTTCAAAAAGTCCTTTCTAAGAAAGGCATGAAGTTCTTGACCTCTGTTGGTGTATCAGAAATTATCGAAGCCAACAACCAATTGACCATCAAGTTGAACGACGGTTCAGAAATCGTATCTGAAAAAGCTCTTCTTTCAATCGGACGTGTACCACAATTGGCTGGTTTGGAAAATCTGAACCTTGAAATGGACCGTGGACGTATCAAAGTCAATGCCTACCAAGAAACATCTATCCCAGGTATCTATGCGCCAGGTGATGTGAATGGTACTAAGATGTTGGCGCATGCCGCTTACCGTATGGGTGAAGTAGCAGCTGAAAATGCGATTAACGGAAACCATCATAAAGCGAAATTGGATTTCACACCAGCAGCCGTCTACACACATCCAGAGATTGCCATGGTTGGTTTGACAGAAGACCAAGCACGTGAGCAATATGGAAATGACATCTTGATTGGTAAATGTAGCTTTACTGGAAATGGTCGTGCCATTGCTTCGAATGAAGCGCATGGATTTGTCAAAGTCATTGCAGATAAGAAATACCATGAAATCCTTGGTGTTCACATTATTGGTCCAGTAGCCGCTGAAATGATCAATGAAGCAGCAACTATTATGGAATCAGAATTGACAGTGGACGATGTAGCAGCATCTATCCACGGGCACCCAACCTTCTCAGAAGTCATGTACGAAGCCTTCTTGGATGTCTTGGGAGTAGCCATTCACAACCCACCAAAACGCAAATAA
- a CDS encoding nucleoside phosphorylase, which translates to MILEEFDSNRLAIINPEDLIAPLPDFPEVAVSCFARGTFDRLLRAYPQELLFTTAIANVEIPIYRIVVAGRNIAIFNAPVGSPACVAVLEDLIALGMRKLVLFGTCGVLDEDIAETSIIVPLSAIRDEGTSYHYVKASDEILLNTDIQQAFIQFLEDKKISHVTGKVWTTDGIYRETIDKLRKRKDSGAICVDMECSAVAALACFRGVDIAHFFYAADHLSEEEWDMRTLANDADLDEKDKVADLAVQFALTL; encoded by the coding sequence ATGATTTTAGAAGAATTTGATAGTAATCGCTTAGCCATTATTAATCCTGAGGATCTGATAGCTCCCTTGCCAGACTTTCCAGAGGTGGCGGTGTCCTGTTTTGCTCGAGGGACCTTTGATCGTCTGTTGAGAGCTTATCCACAGGAGTTGCTTTTTACGACAGCTATCGCAAATGTGGAAATTCCGATTTATCGGATTGTTGTGGCGGGAAGAAACATAGCCATTTTTAATGCACCCGTAGGGTCTCCTGCTTGTGTAGCGGTTTTAGAAGATTTGATTGCTTTAGGGATGAGAAAATTGGTGCTTTTTGGGACTTGCGGCGTTCTTGATGAGGATATTGCTGAGACGTCCATCATTGTGCCTCTTTCAGCCATTCGAGATGAGGGAACGAGTTACCACTATGTGAAAGCAAGTGATGAGATTCTTTTAAATACCGATATTCAGCAAGCTTTCATCCAGTTTTTAGAGGATAAGAAGATTTCTCATGTGACAGGTAAGGTCTGGACGACAGATGGAATCTATCGAGAAACCATTGATAAATTGCGCAAGCGAAAAGACAGCGGAGCGATTTGTGTCGATATGGAATGTTCTGCTGTGGCGGCTCTGGCTTGCTTTCGTGGGGTAGATATCGCTCATTTTTTCTATGCAGCAGATCATCTATCTGAGGAAGAGTGGGACATGAGAACCCTTGCAAATGATGCGGATTTAGACGAGAAAGATAAGGTTGCAGATTTGGCGGTTCAGTTTGCTTTGACCTTATAG
- a CDS encoding rhodanese-related sulfurtransferase, with amino-acid sequence MAKDIRVLLYYKYVPIENAQEFAAEHLAFCKSIGLKGRILVADEGINGTVSGDYETTQKYMDYVHSLPGMEDLWFKIDEEEEQAFKKMFVRYKKEIVHLGLEDNDFDNDINPLETTGAYLSPQEFKEALLDENTVVLDTRNDYEYDLGHFRGAIRPDIRNFRELPQWVRDNKEKFMDKRVVVYCTGGVRCEKFSGWMVREGYKDVGQLHGGIATYGKDPEVRGELWDGKMYVFDERIAVDVNHVDPVVVGKDWFDGTPCERYVNCGNPFCNRRILTSEENEHTYLRGCSHECRVHPRNRYVAEHQLTREEVAERLAVIGETLDELIAN; translated from the coding sequence ATGGCAAAAGATATTCGTGTCTTACTGTATTACAAATACGTTCCAATTGAAAATGCGCAAGAATTTGCGGCGGAACACTTAGCATTTTGTAAATCAATCGGCTTAAAAGGTCGTATCCTTGTAGCGGATGAAGGAATCAATGGAACAGTTTCGGGTGATTATGAAACGACCCAAAAATACATGGACTATGTCCACTCACTTCCTGGTATGGAAGACCTTTGGTTCAAGATTGACGAGGAAGAAGAGCAAGCCTTCAAGAAAATGTTTGTTCGCTACAAGAAAGAAATCGTGCACTTGGGCTTAGAAGACAATGATTTTGACAACGACATCAACCCGCTTGAAACAACAGGTGCCTACCTTTCACCACAAGAATTTAAGGAAGCCCTTTTGGATGAAAACACCGTCGTTCTTGATACACGTAATGACTACGAATATGACCTCGGGCACTTCCGTGGAGCCATTCGACCAGACATCCGCAACTTCCGCGAGTTGCCACAATGGGTCCGTGACAACAAGGAAAAATTCATGGACAAACGCGTGGTTGTTTACTGTACGGGTGGAGTCCGTTGTGAGAAATTCTCTGGTTGGATGGTCCGTGAAGGCTACAAAGATGTTGGTCAACTGCATGGTGGTATTGCGACTTATGGAAAAGATCCAGAAGTTCGTGGCGAACTTTGGGATGGAAAAATGTACGTCTTTGATGAGCGTATTGCTGTTGATGTCAACCACGTAGACCCTGTTGTAGTCGGAAAAGACTGGTTTGACGGAACGCCATGTGAACGCTATGTCAACTGTGGCAATCCATTCTGTAACCGCCGTATCTTGACCTCAGAAGAAAACGAGCATACATACCTCCGTGGTTGCTCGCACGAATGCCGTGTTCACCCCCGCAATCGCTATGTGGCTGAACACCAGTTGACACGTGAAGAAGTCGCAGAACGTTTAGCGGTTATCGGAGAAACGCTTGACGAACTTATCGCAAATTAA
- a CDS encoding SAM hydrolase/SAM-dependent halogenase family protein, producing the protein MSNNLLVLQSDFGLVDGAVSAMIGVALQESRDLVVHNLTHDITPYNIFEGSYRLFQTVEYWPEGTTFVSVVDPGVGSKRKSVVALTEQNHYIVTPDNGTLSFIKQHVGIKAVREISEVANRRANTEHSYTFHGRDVYAYTGAKLASGHISFEEVGPELKVEDIVEIPTVPTEVGTDFVKGAIDILDVRFGSLWTSITREEFYSLTPTFGDRFEVTIYNNDMLVYQNQVTYGKSFADVRIGQPLLYINSLYRVGLAINQGSFAKAYNVGVGQNWHIEIKKMSV; encoded by the coding sequence ATGTCAAATAATTTACTTGTTTTGCAATCAGACTTCGGTTTGGTCGATGGAGCAGTGTCAGCCATGATTGGGGTGGCGCTACAAGAATCTCGTGATTTGGTCGTTCACAATCTGACACATGATATTACCCCTTACAATATCTTTGAAGGTTCGTATCGTCTTTTTCAAACAGTAGAATACTGGCCGGAAGGCACAACCTTCGTCTCTGTTGTTGACCCAGGTGTCGGATCAAAACGTAAGAGCGTTGTGGCGCTGACTGAGCAAAACCATTACATCGTGACCCCTGATAACGGGACTCTTTCTTTCATCAAACAACACGTTGGTATCAAGGCTGTGCGTGAGATTTCAGAAGTGGCGAATCGCCGTGCCAATACGGAACATTCCTATACCTTCCATGGTCGTGATGTATATGCCTATACAGGTGCAAAATTGGCGTCTGGTCATATTAGCTTCGAAGAAGTAGGGCCTGAGCTCAAGGTGGAAGATATTGTTGAGATTCCAACTGTACCAACAGAAGTCGGTACTGACTTTGTCAAGGGTGCGATTGACATCTTGGATGTCCGCTTTGGTTCTCTTTGGACATCGATTACCCGCGAGGAATTTTATAGTCTCACTCCAACCTTTGGAGATCGCTTTGAAGTGACCATTTATAACAATGATATGCTGGTCTACCAAAACCAAGTAACCTACGGCAAGTCCTTTGCGGATGTTCGTATCGGTCAGCCTCTGCTTTATATCAATTCCCTTTACCGTGTAGGTCTTGCCATCAATCAAGGTTCATTTGCTAAGGCATATAATGTTGGTGTCGGACAAAACTGGCATATTGAAATTAAGAAAATGAGTGTTTAG
- a CDS encoding lipoate--protein ligase, which translates to MKYIINNSNDPAYNIALEAYAFKELTDVDEIFILWINEPAIIIGKHQNAIQEINKEYTDAHGIHVVRRLSGGGAVYHDLNNLNYTIISNKADEGAFDFKTFSKPVIDTLATLGVKADFTGRNDLEIDGKKICGNAQAYAKGRMMHHGCLLFDVDMTVLGDALKVSKDKIESKGVKSVRARVTNINNELPEKMTVLEFKEAILDQMKKEYPDMDEYVLSEDELARIKEIRDSQFGTWDWTFGQTPEYTVERSVRYPAGKITTYVKAEKSVIESIKIYGDFFGIGDVSDIENLLVGTRYEYTDVLEKLQTIDTTHYFSRMTTEEVAKAIVA; encoded by the coding sequence ATGAAATACATCATCAACAACAGTAACGATCCTGCCTATAACATTGCTTTAGAAGCCTATGCTTTTAAGGAGTTGACGGATGTCGATGAGATTTTTATCTTATGGATCAATGAGCCTGCGATTATCATTGGAAAACACCAAAATGCCATTCAGGAAATCAACAAGGAATACACCGACGCACACGGTATCCACGTTGTTCGTCGTTTGTCAGGTGGTGGCGCGGTTTATCATGATTTGAACAACTTGAACTACACCATTATTTCCAATAAGGCAGACGAAGGGGCCTTTGATTTCAAAACCTTCTCAAAACCAGTGATTGACACCCTTGCAACCTTAGGAGTGAAGGCTGATTTTACGGGCCGTAATGACCTTGAAATTGACGGCAAGAAGATTTGTGGGAATGCTCAAGCTTACGCTAAGGGTCGCATGATGCACCATGGTTGCCTGCTCTTTGATGTTGATATGACCGTCTTGGGAGATGCGCTTAAAGTCAGCAAGGATAAGATTGAGTCTAAAGGTGTGAAATCGGTTCGTGCGCGTGTGACCAATATTAACAACGAATTGCCAGAAAAAATGACCGTCTTGGAATTTAAAGAGGCCATTTTAGACCAGATGAAAAAAGAATACCCAGACATGGACGAATACGTCTTGTCAGAGGATGAATTAGCTCGTATCAAAGAAATCCGTGATAGCCAATTTGGCACATGGGATTGGACATTCGGTCAAACACCTGAATATACTGTTGAGCGTAGCGTCCGTTATCCTGCAGGAAAAATCACGACCTATGTCAAGGCAGAAAAATCAGTCATTGAATCAATTAAAATTTACGGTGACTTCTTTGGAATCGGAGATGTCTCAGATATCGAGAACTTGTTGGTTGGTACGCGTTACGAGTATACAGATGTACTTGAAAAACTCCAAACCATTGATACGACACACTATTTCTCACGTATGACGACAGAAGAAGTTGCAAAAGCGATTGTCGCTTAA
- the rsmG gene encoding 16S rRNA (guanine(527)-N(7))-methyltransferase RsmG: MKPEEFYTALEAQGYSLTDLQKEQFALYFTRLVEWNEKINLTAIVDEEGVYLKHFYDSLAPILQGYLVNEPIRLLDIGAGAGFPSLPMKILFPKLDVTIIDSLNKRIQFLNRLAQELDLTKVHFYHGRAEDFAQDKNFRAQFEIATARAVARMQILAELTIPFLTVNGKLIALKASSAEDELTQAKNALTALFAKVIENVDYLLPNGDPRTLTIVEKKKETPNKYPRKAGMPNKRPL; encoded by the coding sequence ATGAAACCAGAAGAATTTTACACCGCCCTAGAAGCACAAGGCTATAGCCTAACAGATTTACAAAAAGAACAATTCGCCCTCTATTTTACCCGCTTGGTCGAATGGAATGAAAAGATTAACTTGACCGCTATCGTGGATGAGGAAGGTGTTTACCTCAAGCATTTCTACGATTCGCTAGCTCCTATCCTGCAAGGTTATCTGGTAAATGAGCCGATTCGTCTTCTTGATATCGGAGCAGGAGCTGGCTTTCCGAGCCTACCCATGAAAATCCTCTTTCCAAAACTAGACGTCACTATTATCGACTCACTCAACAAGCGGATTCAATTCTTGAATCGCTTAGCTCAAGAATTGGACCTAACCAAGGTTCACTTCTATCACGGGCGAGCTGAGGATTTCGCCCAAGACAAGAACTTCCGAGCGCAATTTGAGATCGCAACTGCCCGAGCAGTTGCCCGCATGCAGATTTTAGCGGAGTTAACCATTCCATTTCTCACAGTAAATGGAAAACTAATTGCCCTCAAGGCTTCAAGTGCCGAAGATGAGCTAACCCAAGCGAAAAATGCTCTAACCGCTCTCTTTGCCAAGGTCATCGAGAATGTAGACTATCTTCTTCCAAACGGAGACCCACGAACCCTGACCATTGTCGAGAAGAAGAAAGAAACACCAAACAAGTACCCACGTAAAGCGGGTATGCCCAACAAACGACCACTATAA
- a CDS encoding ECF-type riboflavin transporter substrate-binding protein — protein sequence MKNNSIKTVVATGVGAALFVVISLLVNIPVGFIPNTSVQLQYAVQSLLAVLFGPIVGFLVGFIGHALKDSLTYSPWWSWIFASGVFGLIVGTVKNRLRISEGAFTTKDIVLFNGVQIVANLLVWGVIAPVLDILVYHEPANKVFIQGVVAGSLNAATVAIAGTILLAVYAKTQVQSNSLSKD from the coding sequence ATGAAAAATAATTCGATTAAAACAGTTGTGGCAACGGGTGTCGGAGCAGCCTTGTTTGTGGTGATTAGCCTGCTCGTCAATATTCCTGTTGGTTTTATCCCTAATACGTCAGTGCAACTCCAGTATGCTGTTCAGTCTCTATTAGCTGTTCTCTTTGGCCCAATCGTTGGTTTCTTAGTTGGCTTTATCGGCCATGCCTTGAAAGATTCCCTCACCTACAGTCCTTGGTGGTCATGGATTTTTGCATCAGGCGTTTTCGGCTTGATTGTTGGAACCGTGAAAAATCGCTTGCGTATCAGTGAAGGTGCCTTTACGACCAAGGATATTGTCTTGTTCAACGGAGTGCAAATCGTGGCGAACCTCCTTGTCTGGGGTGTCATCGCACCTGTTTTGGACATCTTAGTCTACCATGAGCCAGCCAATAAAGTATTTATCCAAGGAGTGGTAGCTGGTAGTCTCAATGCTGCTACTGTTGCGATTGCAGGAACGATTTTACTAGCAGTCTATGCCAAGACACAAGTGCAAAGCAACAGCTTATCAAAAGATTAG
- a CDS encoding energy-coupling factor transporter transmembrane component T family protein, with product MKGMNIIGYRAGHGLVYDLSAVSKLVFFLVVSIAAMVTYDTRLVFAIAILSLCLFKWSQIRLKDVSFILIVTTIFAVMNALMVYLFAPEYGVELYGAKTVLWSGIGAYTLTSQELFYLLNLLLKYFCTIPLAVIFLMTTHPSQFASSLNQLGISYKVAYSVSLTMRYIPDIQEEFYTIRMSQEARGIELSKKGKVLERIKGNLALVIPLIFSSLSRIDTISTAMELRRFGKNKKRTWYTYQDLGKKDYLVLALAISILLLTGFLFVINGGRFYNPWG from the coding sequence ATGAAAGGCATGAATATCATTGGCTATCGGGCTGGTCATGGTCTCGTTTATGACTTATCAGCCGTTAGCAAGCTCGTCTTTTTCCTCGTTGTATCAATCGCAGCCATGGTGACCTATGATACACGCTTGGTCTTTGCCATTGCGATACTTTCCTTATGCTTGTTTAAATGGTCGCAAATTCGGCTCAAGGATGTGTCGTTTATCTTGATTGTGACAACGATTTTTGCGGTGATGAATGCGCTTATGGTTTATCTCTTTGCACCAGAATATGGAGTGGAGCTTTACGGCGCAAAGACTGTCCTCTGGTCAGGGATTGGTGCTTATACGCTGACCAGTCAAGAGCTCTTTTATCTCTTGAACCTACTTTTGAAGTATTTTTGTACCATTCCTCTTGCAGTCATCTTTCTGATGACGACGCACCCGAGCCAATTTGCGTCAAGTTTGAATCAACTAGGTATTTCTTACAAGGTTGCCTATTCGGTCAGTTTGACCATGCGCTATATTCCCGATATTCAGGAGGAATTTTATACTATTCGGATGTCGCAAGAAGCTAGAGGGATTGAATTGTCCAAAAAAGGTAAGGTGTTGGAGAGAATCAAGGGAAATTTGGCACTTGTCATCCCACTGATTTTTAGCTCACTTTCACGGATTGATACTATTTCAACAGCTATGGAATTGCGACGCTTCGGAAAAAATAAAAAACGAACCTGGTATACCTATCAGGATCTGGGGAAAAAAGATTATCTAGTCTTAGCCCTAGCAATCAGCATCCTGCTTCTAACAGGATTCTTGTTTGTCATCAATGGTGGTCGTTTTTACAATCCTTGGGGATAA
- a CDS encoding ABC transporter ATP-binding protein: MKKAIIEFENFSFKYNAQQEATLREIDLTIYQGEKVLIVGPSGSGKSTLGQCLNGIIPNIYQGTKTGNLRIDGKDAFDTSIYEKSLLVSTVLQDTDGQFIGLSVAEDLAFALENDVTALKEMKERIRSWAERLDLRDLLIQRPQDLSGGQKQRVSLAGVLIDESPILLFDEPLANLDPKSGQDTIDLIDRLHKEQGTTTIIIEHRLEDVLYRQVDRLVLVNEGRILYNGAPDALLRSEMLVENGIREPLYITTLRQLGYDLDKEADVTSIEKLALTDVPVEALPELIVEENADNPLVEVKHLRVAYGDKEVLKDVNLSICRGERLAIIGKNGAGKSTLAKALCQFVAVSGDILWDGQSVLGDSIKERAERIGYVLQNPNQMISQTMIFDEVALGLRLRGVSEEEVTQRVEAVLRTCGLYAFRKWPISALSFGQKKRVTIASILVLNPEIILLDEPTAGQDQRNYTEIMDFLDELNQQGHTIIMITHDMQLMLDYSDRAIVLVDGQIVADNNPAHILTNQEVIQAANLKETSIFHLAEKLGVDALALTQFYMERERKE, encoded by the coding sequence ATGAAAAAAGCAATCATTGAGTTTGAAAACTTTAGTTTTAAGTACAATGCTCAGCAGGAAGCGACTTTGCGTGAGATTGACCTCACCATTTACCAAGGAGAGAAAGTCTTGATTGTGGGGCCATCTGGCTCTGGGAAGTCAACCCTAGGTCAATGCTTGAATGGAATTATTCCCAATATCTATCAAGGGACAAAGACAGGAAATCTGCGGATTGACGGAAAAGATGCCTTTGATACGTCCATCTATGAAAAATCCCTTCTTGTTAGCACGGTCTTGCAGGACACGGACGGGCAATTTATCGGGCTCAGTGTTGCAGAGGATTTGGCTTTTGCTCTTGAAAATGATGTGACAGCTCTGAAAGAGATGAAGGAGCGGATTCGGTCTTGGGCGGAACGCTTGGACTTGAGGGATTTACTAATCCAAAGACCGCAGGATTTATCAGGTGGACAAAAGCAACGGGTGAGTTTGGCAGGCGTCTTGATTGATGAAAGTCCTATTTTGCTCTTTGATGAGCCTTTGGCTAATCTTGATCCCAAGTCAGGTCAGGACACGATTGATTTGATTGATCGCTTGCACAAGGAGCAGGGAACAACGACCATTATCATCGAACATCGCTTGGAAGATGTTCTCTATCGGCAGGTGGATCGTCTGGTCTTGGTCAATGAAGGACGGATTCTTTACAATGGTGCGCCTGATGCCTTGCTTCGGTCTGAAATGCTCGTTGAAAATGGCATTCGAGAGCCTCTTTATATCACAACTCTGCGCCAGCTAGGCTATGATTTGGACAAGGAAGCAGATGTGACGAGCATTGAAAAACTAGCTTTGACAGATGTTCCAGTCGAAGCCTTGCCAGAGCTTATTGTGGAAGAAAACGCGGACAATCCCTTGGTCGAGGTCAAGCATCTACGGGTTGCCTATGGTGATAAGGAAGTGCTAAAGGACGTGAACCTCTCTATTTGTCGGGGAGAGCGCCTTGCCATTATCGGAAAGAACGGGGCAGGAAAGTCCACTCTCGCTAAGGCCTTGTGCCAGTTTGTTGCGGTTTCAGGTGATATCTTGTGGGATGGTCAGTCTGTTCTTGGAGATTCGATTAAGGAGCGGGCGGAGCGTATCGGATACGTCTTGCAGAACCCCAATCAGATGATCAGCCAGACCATGATTTTTGACGAGGTGGCTCTGGGTTTACGCTTACGAGGAGTTTCAGAAGAAGAAGTGACCCAGAGAGTTGAAGCGGTTCTTCGGACGTGTGGGCTTTATGCTTTTCGGAAATGGCCGATTTCAGCTCTCTCATTCGGACAGAAAAAGCGGGTGACCATTGCTTCTATCTTGGTCTTAAATCCAGAAATTATTTTACTAGATGAGCCGACGGCTGGTCAGGATCAACGAAATTATACTGAAATCATGGATTTTCTTGATGAATTGAACCAGCAAGGCCATACCATTATCATGATTACCCATGACATGCAGTTGATGTTGGATTATTCTGATAGGGCTATTGTTTTAGTGGATGGACAGATTGTAGCAGATAACAACCCAGCGCACATTCTGACCAATCAGGAAGTGATTCAGGCTGCGAATCTGAAAGAAACCAGCATTTTCCACTTAGCTGAAAAACTAGGAGTCGACGCCCTAGCCTTGACCCAATTTTACATGGAAAGAGAAAGGAAAGAGTAG